The Deltaproteobacteria bacterium genome contains the following window.
GCGTCGCCCACCGCCTTGACCGTCAGCTCGACCTCGCCCACCTGCACCTGGCAGTGAAGCGCGTCGCCCAGGTAGGTCTGGCGCAGCACCTGGCCGCGCAACCCGGTCGCCGACTCTCCCGCCGCCATGCCGATGTGCTCGGGACGGATGCCCAGCGTGACCGCCGCGCCCGCCGCGCAGCCCGCCGGCACCGCGCACTCGATGGCGCCCAGGCCCGACTCCACGCGCCCGGCGTCCACCACCTTGGCGGGGAGGAAGTTCATCTCCCCGACGAAGCGGGCGACGAAGAGGTTGGGGGGCTCGGAGTAGACCTCCTTGGGCGTGGCGAGCTGCAGGATCTCGCCCTCGTTCATGACGCACACGCGGTCGCCCAGGCTGAGGGCCTCGGCCTGATCGTGGGTGACGTAAAGGGAGGTGACGTTTACGGACTCGGCGATGCGCCGCAGCTCGTCGCGCATCTGGTCGCGCAGGCGCGCGTCGAGGTTGCTCAGGGGCTCGTCCATGAGCAGCACCTTGGGCCGGGTCACCACCGCTCGGGCCAGCGCCACGCGCTGCTGCTGGCCGCCGCTGAGGTCCGTGACCGGGCGCTCCTCCAGCCCATCCAGCCGCACCAGCCGGAGCGCCTCCCGTGCCCGGTCCCGCACTTCCGAACGCGGGATGCGCCGCTGCCCCTCGGTGAGCGGCAGGACCACGTTCTGAAAAACGTTCAGGTGCGGCCATACGGCGTAGCTCTGGAACACCATGCCGATGTCGCGGCGCTCGGGCGGCACATACGTCCCGCCGTCGGCGCTGTCCACCAGTTCGCCGTCGATCTCGATGGAGCCGCCGTCGGGCCGCTCAAGCCCGGCCACGCAGCGCAGGGTGGTGGTCTTGCCGCAGCCGCTGGGTCCCAGGAGCACCATGAACTCGCCTTCGGCCACTTCCAGGTCGATGCCGTCGACGGCGCGCACGGGGCCGCGGGCGGAGTCGAAAATCTTTTCCAGCTTGCGAATGCTGATCATGAACGAGGCTCCAACAGCCGTTTGGGATCAATAATGGCGTCCTTCGACTTCGCTACGCTACGCTCAGGACGAACGGTGAATGGCGCTGTCCTGCAACCGTTCGTCCTGAGCGTAGCGTAGCGAAGTCGAAGGACGCCATCTCCCTTACCCTTCCGCCAGGGCGCTGCGGCGTCCGAAGATCCAGAACAGCAGCAGTAGCGGCGAAAAGAACAGGATCATCAGGGTCGTCACCACCGAGGCCTCGGTCATTCCGGCGGCGGCCCAGTAGCTCCACACCACCGCGGTGAGGGTGATGTTGCTCTCGGTGGCGAGGAACACGGCCACGGTGACCTCGCGGTAGACCAGCAGCGCGGTCCATATCCACACGGACATGAGCGTGGGGCGCAGCAGCGGCAGCAGCACGCGCCGGCTGGCCCGCAGCATGGTGAGCCCGGAGACGTAGGCGGCCTCTTCCAGTTCCTTGTGTATCTGCAAGAGCGCGCCGTTCAGGGCGCGGGTGGCGAAGGGCAGCCGGGTTACCAGGTACACCAGCGCGATGAGCCACACGGTGCCGTACAGCGGCACGTAGTCCTTCAGCACGAACAGCGCCACCAGCAGCGCGCCGATGGCGAAGAGCAGCTCGGGCACGGTGTGGGGCAGGAAGGCGCCGAACTCCAGGGCGTAACGCCCGCGGCTGCGGGTGCGCACCACCAGCCAGGAGATGGCGAAAGCGTACACCAGCACCAGCAGCGGCACCACCAACATCAGGATGAGCGTGTGTTTCATGCCGCGCCACACCAGCTCCCAGTTGACGTTGTAGAAGTTGTTGAGCGAGAGCTGCTCCCACATCTCCAGGGACGGCGGCGCCACGTAGGGCGCGAACGCGATGAAGCCCACGAGCGCGATGGGCACGAGCTTGGAGATGAGGGCGTAGACGGCGATCATGGCCCAGGCGGCCCAGTTCCACCCGCCCAGGTCCAGCATCTTGGGGCGGTAGCCCTTGCCGGTGATCACTTGGTAGCGGTTGCCGCGCTGCAGCACGCGGCCGTACCAGGCCGTCAAGGCCAGCGCCACCACGATCATGAGCACCCCCACCGCGCCGGTGATGCCGTAGCGCGGCTCCATGTCCTCGGGAAACGTCAACGTGAAGAGATAGGTGCTGAAGAGGTAGACGCGGTTGCCGAGCCCGATGACCGCCGGGATGTCGAAGGTCGCGATGCCGACGATGAAGATGTAGATGACCGCGGCGAGAATGGCGGGCCCAGCCAGGGGAAGCGTCACCCGGCGCAGAGTGGCGGCGGCGCTCATGCCCGCGGTGCGCGCCGCCTCCTCCAGCATCGGGTTCATGGCCCGGAACATCTGCGTGGTGAGGATGAACGCCAGCGGCGCCAGGTTCATCCCCTGCACGAAGCCCATGCCCATGGGCGTGGCGATGTTCACGGGGCCGTCGTCCAGGGCCAACAGGTCCACCAGCCAGCGGTTGATGAAGCCGATGCGCGGGTGGGCGATGAACGTCCAGCCCATGGCCACGAAGATGCCGGGGATCAGGAGCCCCAGCGTCATGATGACGTAGATGGCGGGCTTGCCCGGGATGGTGGTGCGCTCGGTGAGCCAGGCGATGGGAAGCCCGATGATCAGTGCGAAGAACACCGTGGAGAACGCAAACCACAGCGTGTTCCATATGACGCCGTAGATCGCGGAGTCTCCGAGGACGTCGTGGTAGTTCTCCAGGGTATAGCTGGAGTGGACGGTGCCCAGGGTGCCGCTCTGGAAGCTCACCCACACGATCACCAGGATGAACACCACCACGAGCGCCATGGGAGCCAGCGCGACGGGCAGCAGTGGGGAAACCTGACCGTTAAGACGCGGCAGACGCAAAGCTACGGCCTTTCTCGGATCCGGTACGGGCCACTTGTCCCCGGTCCGGTCGGGGGTCTGCCCGGACCCGATCCGAAGCCTGCCCCGACTCTGATCGGCACCCGGGAGGTCCGTGGCCTCCCGGGTCACCGTTTACGTACCGGCTACTTTCCGCCGTCCTTGAGGATCTTGCGGAACTCTGCCTGGATCTTCCGGAGTTCCTTGGGGTCGTGCGTGTTGTTGCGCTCCACCGTGTCGATGAAAAGCAGTCCCCCGCCCGCCAGGATGTCCAGCACCGGCTTGCGCGTGTTGGCTTCCGGGTAGATGTGCAGGTCATGGCCGCCCAAGTCCCACTGGAGCTTCTGTCCTTCCGCCGTGTGCATGAAGTTTGCGAACAGGATGCCGGCGTTGGGGTGCTGCGCGTGCTTGGGGATGCCGAAGTAGATGACGTTGACCCGCGAAATCTCCTTGATGGTCGCCTGCTTCACCGGCGCGCCCCGGCGCTGCATGCGTATGGAGTCGTCGTGGCCGCAGTCGAATATCAGCATGAGGAACTCGCCGCTGGCGACGCGATCCATGGAGTTGCAGCCCATCAGTCCACCGATATGTCCGGCGAGGCGCTTGGTGTAGGCGGTCATGCGTTCGCGGCCGAGCATGTCGTCCGCGGCGAACTGGTAGAGTCCCGTGGCGTAGGGTGTGGATGCGATCTTGCCCTTGAACTTGGCCTTGAAGACATCGTCCATGCTTTGCGGAACGTCTTCGGGCTTGACCAGTCGCGAGTTGTAGGAGATGCCCACCACGCGCGAGGCGATGGCCACGCCCGCGCCCTTGGGCGCGGTCCGGTTGATGTTGGCGTCCTTGGGGTTGGACCGTTCCAGCAGCCCCTCCCAGTCCATCAGCATGAGCATGCCCTTGGCCGTGCCCTGGGACATGTGGTTGGAACTGCCAAGGAGGATGTCGCTGCTGGACGGCTGGCCGGCGGCGTGCTCCTGCAGCAGCTTGGCGGTCATGCGCGGGAAGTTGGGTCCGGGAGTGAAGCGGAGCTTGAGATCGGTCCCGTAGCGCTTGTTCATGGCGGCGACCATCTTGCGCACCCCGGCGTCGCCTCCGAGCCGCCCCGCGGTCCACTGGATCTTGAGCTCGCCTTCCTTCTTGGCGGCTTCGATGACTTTCTGAAGCGCGGGTGAAATCTTCTCTTCCGCGAAAGCGGGCAGGGTGAGGCCGAGGACGGCCAATGCCACGAGAACTCTTGCAAACATACGTCTTCCTCCGTTCCTGAGGTGGTTTCGGGACCGTGCGTGTGTTGCGGACCCGGCTGTCATCAAGGCGTGGTGTTTACGTGAATATGGAAGCCGTCGCAACCCTTCGGACAGGACTCAGTCCTTCGACCCCAGCTTGCGGTCGAGGTTGAACGCCGCGCTGATGAGGCCCAGGTGGGTGAAGGCCTGGGGGAAATTGCCCAGGGCCTCGCCCCGGGGCCCGGTCTCCTCGGAGTAGAGCCCGAGGTGGTTGGCGTAGCTCAGCATCTTCTCGAAGATGAAACGGGCGGTCCCCAGCCGGCCGGCACGGGTCAGCGCTTCCACCAGCCAGAAGGTGCACATGCTGAAGGTGCCTTCCTCCCCGGGGACGCCGTCGTCCGTCCGGGCCACGTCGTAGCGGTAGACAAGACTGTCCGACACCAGCCCGCCCTCGTGCGGCGGGCGGTGGATCGCCTCCAGGGTGGAGAGCATCTTGGGGTCGGTGGGGGAGACGAAGAAGACCAGCGGCATGAGCAGGTTGCTGGCGTCCAGCGTGTCGCTGCCGAAGGCCTGCACGAAGGCGTTCCGTTCCCGGTTGAACCCTTCGGCCATGATCTTCTGGTAGATGGCGTCCCGGTTCTGGAGCCAGCGCTCGCGGTTGGCCGGGAAGGAGCGCTTCTCCGCCAGCCGCACCCCCCGGTCCAGCGCCACCCAGCACATGAGCTTGGAGTAGACGAAGTGCTGGCGCCCGCCCCGCACCTCCCAGATCCCCTCGTCGGGCTGGTCCCAGTGGTCGCAGACCCACTCCATCAGGCGCGAGAGGTTGGTCCACAGCTCCGAGTCGATGGGGGTGCCGTACTTGTTGAACAGGTAGACCGAGTCCATCATCTCGCCGTAGATGTCAAGCTGGAGCTGGTCGGCCGCGGCGTTGCCGATGCGCACGGGAGCGGACTGCCGGTAGCCTTCCCAGTGGTCGAGGGTGGACTCCGGGATCTCCTTCTCGCCGCGGATGCCGTACATGATCTGCAGCGAGCCGTCGGGCTTCAAGTCGCCGCAACGTTCCTTGAGCCAGTCCATGAACCGGCCGGCCTCGTAGGTGAAGCCCAGGCGCATGAGGCCGTAAAGGCTGAAGCTGGCATCGCGGATCCAGGTGTAGCGGTAATCCCAGTTGCGCACGCCGCCGATGTCTTCCGGCAGGCTGCAGGTGGGCGCGGCCACGATGGCGCCGGAGGGCTCGTAGCACAGGAGCTTCAGCACCAGCGCCGAGCGGTCCACCATTTCGCGCCAGCGTCCGCTGTAGCGGGACTGCCGGAGCCACTGGTGCCAGTACCGCTCGGTGTCCTCCAGCAGTCCGAGACAGCCTTCCACCTCCGGGCAGTCGCAGTCGATACCGCCGTCGTCGACGCCCTGGAACACCGCCGTCAACACGCTGTTCTCGCGCAGGGTCCCGCTGGCAACCACGCCGCCGTTGCCGTCGGGGCGGACGGACACGACGGTGCGGTGGCCGCTCTGTGATACCTTCAGCATGCAGCCGAGGCCGTCGCTCTGGAACACCGCGCGGTTGTCGCGGACCTCCACGGTGTGCTCCGCGCGCCCGTAGTCGAATGCCGGAGTGCACTGGAGCTTGAGCGACATGGTGCCGCGCACCACCTTGGCGATGCGGATGAGGCGCCCGTGGTAGTTCTCGTCGGCGGGGCCCGGGGGCATGAAGTCCATCACCTCGCTCACGCCTTCCTCGGTCATGAAGCGGGTGATGAGGATGTTGGTGTCCGGCAGGTACAGTTGCCGGCAGGTGACGTTCTCCACGTCGGGCCCGATCACGAAACGTCCGCCCCTGGCGTCGTCGAGCACGGCTGCGAAGACGCTGGGCGAATCGAAACGCGGGTAGCAGAACCAGTCGATGGAGCCGTTGTTGCCCACCAGGGCGACCGTGTGAAGGTCGCCGATGACGCCGTAGTTCTCGATGGGAGCGTACATTGCGCGGTCAATCTAACGTATCCGCACCGGTAATTCTATCGGCCCTCGGCGGCTCTTCGGGCCGCCTCGTGCCGTGTCCCACAGATTCGTGTGCTAAGATGCATCAGGGTGGAAGTGACCCCGCAGAAGACGGATTCGGGGCAGATAGGCACCCTGTCCAAGGAGGTTCGTATGCAGTTGGGCATCATCGGTTTGGGAAGGATGGGCGGCAACATGGCGCGGCGGCTGATCAAGGCCGGACACGAGGTGGTGGCCTTCGACAGGCACGCCGACGCCGTCCAGGGACTGGTGGCGGACGGCGGGGTGGGAAGCGGCTCGCTCGCGGAACTGGTGGCGAAGCTCGACAAGCCCCGGGCCGTGTGGATGATGGTGCCGGCCGCGGTGGTGGACCGCACCATCGAGTCCTTCGTGGAGCACCTGGAGCAGGATGACATCCTCATCGACGGCGGCAACTCGTACTACATCGACGACATCCGGCGCGCCAGGGAGCTGACGCCCAGGGGCATCCACTACGTGGACGTGGGCACCAGCGGCGGCGTGTGGGGGTTGGAGCGGGGCTACTGCCAGATGATCGGCGGCGAGCTGGAGGTGGTGCAGCATCTCGATCCCGTCTTCGCGGCGCTGGCGCCAAGCATCGACGAGGCGCCGCGCACCCCGGGCCGTGAGCCCGGCAAGGGCACGGCGGAGCACGGCTACCTTCACTGCGGCCCCAACGGCGCCGGCCACTTCGTCAAGATGATCCACAACGGCATCGAGTACGGCATCATGGCGGCCTACGCCGAGGGGTTCAACATCCTCAAGCACGCCAACGTGGGCAAGCAGGGGCACGAGGCCAGCGCGGAGCAGACCCCGCTGCGCGACCCCGAGCACTACCAGTACGATTTCGACCTGGGCGAGGTGGCGGAGCTGTGGCGCCGCGGCAGCGTGGTGGCGTCGTGGTTGCTGGACCTGACCGCCAACGCGCTGCTGGAGGACCCCGGCCTGGAGCGGTTCGCGGGGCGGGTGTCCGATTCCGGCGAGGGCCGCTGGACCATCCAGGCGGCGGTGGACGAGGCGGTGCCCGCCCACGTCCTCACCGCGGCCCTGTTCGAGCGCTTCAGTTCCCGGGGCGAGGCGGACTACGCTGACAAGCTGCTCTCGGCCATGCGCTTCCAGTTCGGCGGCCACGAGGAACTGCCGCCCAAGAAGTAGTTGGGGCGGTTTCGTGGAAATCGAAGTATTGCCCGACGCCGATGCCGTGGCGCGGCGGGCGGCTGCCTTTATCGCGGATGCCGCGCGCGCGGCGGTGCGCGCGCGCGGGCTGATCCTGTCAGCCCCCAGCCGCGGCCGGCCGCCCGGGGGGATTCTGCGTGCGCGTGGGGGCGAGGGCCTGCCCAGGGAGGCGGTGGGACGACTGCAGGTNNNNNNNNNNATTTTTCGTTGTTGGGGGGGGGCTCCCCGGGGGGCGGGGGGTGTGGGGGGGCGCCCCCCCCCCCGCGGGCCGGGGGGGGGGGGTTTTCGCCTCCTCCTCCTGGTAGCTTTTTATATGGGGGGCGTCCTTTTCCCGGGGCGGCGGGGGGGGGGGGGGGGCCCGCCCGCGGCCGGTTCACGTTCGCCGCCAGCGGCGGCCGGACGCCGTGGGTGATGCTGCGTGCGCTTGCGGACGAGGACGTGCCCTGGGAGGCGGTGGAACTCCTGCAGGTGGACGAGCGCGTGGCGCCGGCGGGGCACGCGGACCGGAACCTGACGCACTTGCGCCGGAGCCTCGATCATGCGCCCCTCCAGTCCGGTCAGATCCACCCCATGCCCGTCGAGGCTACGGACCTCGATGCGGCGGCACGAGAGTATACCGGGATACTGGAACGGCTGGCGGCCCCGTCAGGCCGGTTGGACCTGATCCACCTGGGTCTCGGTCCTGACGGCCACACGGCGTCCTTGGTGCCGGGTGCCCCGGAGCTGGACGTCCGCGACTCACCGGTAGTCGTGACCGGCGTCTACCAGGGACGGCGGCGCATGACCCTCACGTTTCCGGTGCTGGACAAGGCGCGGC
Protein-coding sequences here:
- a CDS encoding glycoside hydrolase family 15 protein, with amino-acid sequence MYAPIENYGVIGDLHTVALVGNNGSIDWFCYPRFDSPSVFAAVLDDARGGRFVIGPDVENVTCRQLYLPDTNILITRFMTEEGVSEVMDFMPPGPADENYHGRLIRIAKVVRGTMSLKLQCTPAFDYGRAEHTVEVRDNRAVFQSDGLGCMLKVSQSGHRTVVSVRPDGNGGVVASGTLRENSVLTAVFQGVDDGGIDCDCPEVEGCLGLLEDTERYWHQWLRQSRYSGRWREMVDRSALVLKLLCYEPSGAIVAAPTCSLPEDIGGVRNWDYRYTWIRDASFSLYGLMRLGFTYEAGRFMDWLKERCGDLKPDGSLQIMYGIRGEKEIPESTLDHWEGYRQSAPVRIGNAAADQLQLDIYGEMMDSVYLFNKYGTPIDSELWTNLSRLMEWVCDHWDQPDEGIWEVRGGRQHFVYSKLMCWVALDRGVRLAEKRSFPANRERWLQNRDAIYQKIMAEGFNRERNAFVQAFGSDTLDASNLLMPLVFFVSPTDPKMLSTLEAIHRPPHEGGLVSDSLVYRYDVARTDDGVPGEEGTFSMCTFWLVEALTRAGRLGTARFIFEKMLSYANHLGLYSEETGPRGEALGNFPQAFTHLGLISAAFNLDRKLGSKD
- a CDS encoding ABC transporter ATP-binding protein, which translates into the protein MISIRKLEKIFDSARGPVRAVDGIDLEVAEGEFMVLLGPSGCGKTTTLRCVAGLERPDGGSIEIDGELVDSADGGTYVPPERRDIGMVFQSYAVWPHLNVFQNVVLPLTEGQRRIPRSEVRDRAREALRLVRLDGLEERPVTDLSGGQQQRVALARAVVTRPKVLLMDEPLSNLDARLRDQMRDELRRIAESVNVTSLYVTHDQAEALSLGDRVCVMNEGEILQLATPKEVYSEPPNLFVARFVGEMNFLPAKVVDAGRVESGLGAIECAVPAGCAAGAAVTLGIRPEHIGMAAGESATGLRGQVLRQTYLGDALHCQVQVGEVELTVKAVGDAEYARGETVTVSLPERGWHVFP
- a CDS encoding iron ABC transporter permease — its product is MALVVVFILVIVWVSFQSGTLGTVHSSYTLENYHDVLGDSAIYGVIWNTLWFAFSTVFFALIIGLPIAWLTERTTIPGKPAIYVIMTLGLLIPGIFVAMGWTFIAHPRIGFINRWLVDLLALDDGPVNIATPMGMGFVQGMNLAPLAFILTTQMFRAMNPMLEEAARTAGMSAAATLRRVTLPLAGPAILAAVIYIFIVGIATFDIPAVIGLGNRVYLFSTYLFTLTFPEDMEPRYGITGAVGVLMIVVALALTAWYGRVLQRGNRYQVITGKGYRPKMLDLGGWNWAAWAMIAVYALISKLVPIALVGFIAFAPYVAPPSLEMWEQLSLNNFYNVNWELVWRGMKHTLILMLVVPLLVLVYAFAISWLVVRTRSRGRYALEFGAFLPHTVPELLFAIGALLVALFVLKDYVPLYGTVWLIALVYLVTRLPFATRALNGALLQIHKELEEAAYVSGLTMLRASRRVLLPLLRPTLMSVWIWTALLVYREVTVAVFLATESNITLTAVVWSYWAAAGMTEASVVTTLMILFFSPLLLLFWIFGRRSALAEG
- the gnd gene encoding decarboxylating 6-phosphogluconate dehydrogenase; the protein is MQLGIIGLGRMGGNMARRLIKAGHEVVAFDRHADAVQGLVADGGVGSGSLAELVAKLDKPRAVWMMVPAAVVDRTIESFVEHLEQDDILIDGGNSYYIDDIRRARELTPRGIHYVDVGTSGGVWGLERGYCQMIGGELEVVQHLDPVFAALAPSIDEAPRTPGREPGKGTAEHGYLHCGPNGAGHFVKMIHNGIEYGIMAAYAEGFNILKHANVGKQGHEASAEQTPLRDPEHYQYDFDLGEVAELWRRGSVVASWLLDLTANALLEDPGLERFAGRVSDSGEGRWTIQAAVDEAVPAHVLTAALFERFSSRGEADYADKLLSAMRFQFGGHEELPPKK
- the pgl gene encoding 6-phosphogluconolactonase, translated to MGGGSPGGGGCGGAPPPPRAGGGGFSPPPPGSFLYGGRPFPGAAGGGGGPARGRFTFAASGGRTPWVMLRALADEDVPWEAVELLQVDERVAPAGHADRNLTHLRRSLDHAPLQSGQIHPMPVEATDLDAAAREYTGILERLAAPSGRLDLIHLGLGPDGHTASLVPGAPELDVRDSPVVVTGVYQGRRRMTLTFPVLDKARRILWVVTGADKREMLRRLREGDSTIPAGLVAPDAAVIMADRAAAG
- a CDS encoding extracellular solute-binding protein, with amino-acid sequence MFARVLVALAVLGLTLPAFAEEKISPALQKVIEAAKKEGELKIQWTAGRLGGDAGVRKMVAAMNKRYGTDLKLRFTPGPNFPRMTAKLLQEHAAGQPSSSDILLGSSNHMSQGTAKGMLMLMDWEGLLERSNPKDANINRTAPKGAGVAIASRVVGISYNSRLVKPEDVPQSMDDVFKAKFKGKIASTPYATGLYQFAADDMLGRERMTAYTKRLAGHIGGLMGCNSMDRVASGEFLMLIFDCGHDDSIRMQRRGAPVKQATIKEISRVNVIYFGIPKHAQHPNAGILFANFMHTAEGQKLQWDLGGHDLHIYPEANTRKPVLDILAGGGLLFIDTVERNNTHDPKELRKIQAEFRKILKDGGK